From the genome of Aspergillus fumigatus Af293 chromosome 1, whole genome shotgun sequence, one region includes:
- a CDS encoding RlpA-like double-psi beta-barrel domain-containing protein encodes MILAMGPVFTFLALSSTLFVAIGSAAPANQNEREDPGVCETVTTVVWTTVDVATTIYPALKDTVITGTVAVVSAGSTLTTPPGPGQAETTESQPTQLAATVVSNPVVAAAVHAAAGERWTIQAPQPPSTASPSAYTTQTAQPTQQTSSRSSDTTSGSGSSGVCSKDSPCFGQLTFYDTATSPSAPSSCGLTNDGFTEDVLALPVGIMTNADCGKTVTVTYNGVTKTGTVVDKCMGCKPTDLDASRHLFGELAGFGAGRLYGVSWYIN; translated from the coding sequence ATGATACTTGCGATGGGCCCCGTCTTCACGTTTCTTGCGCTCTCTAGCACTCTTTTCGTTGCCATCGGCTCGGCCGCCCCTGCCAACCAGAACGAGCGTGAAGACCCTGGGGTATGCGAAACGGTCACCACTGTTGTCTGGACAACGGTCGACGTGGCCACTACCATCTACCCTGCTCTGAAAGATACGGTTATCACTGGTACTGTCGCCGTGGTCAGTGCTGGGTCAACCTTAACTACACCCCCTGGTCCTGGGCAGGCCGAAACCACCGAGTCGCAGCCCACCCAGCTTGCAGCCACTGTTGTATCTAACCCAGTCGTCGCCGCTGCTGTTCATGCCGCCGCTGGAGAGCGCTGGACTATCCAGGCACCTCAGCCTCCAAGCACCGCGTCTCCTTCCGCGTATACTACTCAGACTGCCCAGCCAACCCAGCAAACGTCTAGCCGCAGCTCTGATACAACTTCCGGCAGTGGAAGTAGCGGTGTCTGCTCCAAGGACTCCCCCTGCTTTGGCCAGCTAACTTTCTACGACACTGCGACCTCCCCAAGTGCCCCCAGCAGCTGTGGCCTGACCAACGACGGATTTACTGAGGACGTGCTAGCCCTTCCCGTGGGCATCATGACCAACGCTGACTGCGGCAAGACGGTGACCGTCACATACAACGGCGTTACCAAGACCGGTACCGTAGTGGACAAGTGCATGGGTTGCAAGCCCACCGATCTCGACGCGTCCCGGCACTTGTTCGGCGAGCTGGCCGGTTTCGGTGCGGGCCGTCTCTACGGTGTGTCATGGTACATCAACTGA